From Bacillota bacterium, the proteins below share one genomic window:
- a CDS encoding type II CAAX endopeptidase family protein: MKVNKESQQTICQKIHSIISLKGTKTVIGLLLYFSAFMFIDIPLGYFQNMVSFSKYFLGQIFNHLLYLAATLGITWIFIKFWDKRSFVNLGLTMTRKTWFFLCFGILVTGILFSLVFIIQLGAGWISVKHFGNLSYDQILPDNCYNATSQGILGFLAMFVSYFLGSMTEEVMIRGYILQSIERGFGIIPALAISSLLWGFLHMKTHVEWLLWGFNLFLTGLFFGYSYLITRTLWVPVGLHLFYNFFQGSVFGFPVSGVHHPPELFQIVLQGPNIVTGGDIGPEGGVLVTIITLLIIVLMITFYPLKRNRSKA, translated from the coding sequence ATGAAAGTAAATAAGGAATCACAACAAACGATATGTCAGAAAATTCACTCCATCATTTCCCTGAAAGGGACAAAAACAGTAATAGGTCTTTTGTTATATTTTTCAGCGTTTATGTTTATAGATATTCCACTAGGTTATTTCCAAAATATGGTTTCATTTAGCAAATACTTTTTGGGTCAAATTTTCAACCATTTGCTATATCTAGCTGCAACTTTAGGTATAACGTGGATATTTATTAAATTTTGGGATAAAAGATCATTCGTAAATTTGGGCCTAACAATGACCAGAAAAACATGGTTTTTTCTATGTTTTGGAATTCTTGTTACAGGGATACTATTCTCACTAGTTTTTATTATCCAACTTGGAGCCGGCTGGATTTCGGTAAAACATTTTGGTAATCTGAGCTACGATCAAATATTACCAGATAACTGCTATAACGCAACTTCGCAAGGTATATTAGGTTTCTTAGCAATGTTTGTTAGTTATTTTTTGGGATCAATGACTGAGGAAGTGATGATTAGAGGATATATCCTTCAAAGTATCGAAAGGGGCTTTGGGATCATACCGGCACTCGCCATATCATCGTTGTTATGGGGTTTCCTCCACATGAAAACTCATGTTGAATGGCTATTATGGGGTTTTAATCTTTTTCTTACCGGCCTCTTTTTTGGTTACAGTTATCTAATAACTCGCACACTTTGGGTTCCGGTCGGTCTTCATCTCTTCTATAACTTTTTCCAGGGTTCAGTATTTGGTTTTCCTGTAAGTGGTGTACATCATCCCCCTGAATTATTTCAGATAGTGTTACAGGGTCCAAATATCGTTACTGGAGGTGATATTGGTCCAGAGGGAGGAGTCTTGGTAACCATAATTACTCTACTTATAATCGTCTTGATGATAACTTTTTACCCTTTGAAAAGAAACCGTAGTAAAGCATGA
- a CDS encoding cobalamin-binding domain-containing protein — MRQLVRNILLVEPKYKSKYPPLGLMKISTYHKLKGDRVVFVKGCIPEMQVQSWDRIYISSLFTYYWKETLQTIYYYQASVPSPADIYVGGVMATLLYDDLKSATGATVIPGLLDKPGILDAGDKINIDALTPDYSILNNIGVNFYYKLQDCYIGYATRGCPRRCPFCAVYRIEPEFVHYLPLKRQVQLIQELYGEKRDLILLDNNVLASERFSEIIGDIKSLGFEQGATYSYINKSGRTTIVKRHVDFNQGLDLRLLSEDKVALLSEIAISPLRLAFDDLSYKEMYENKVRLIAKYGINNLSNYVLYNYRDHPDELYERLKININLNEELGLQIFSFPMRYIDLYSKDRLTSTNGNVGKYWNKKYLRAIRCILNRTRGLVGTRRGYFEAAFGHNLDEYHKILLMPEAYILNRVQHEKDGSTELWWSQVCSLSGWERDIFMDIICNHRIYTVNYSELPRKVKDTLSHYLEHNNRKKNKHNDGRLLQSSLSSHFLK; from the coding sequence TTGAGACAACTGGTGAGAAATATACTGCTCGTGGAGCCTAAATATAAGAGTAAATACCCACCACTCGGGCTAATGAAAATATCAACATACCACAAGCTTAAGGGAGACCGTGTTGTTTTTGTGAAGGGCTGTATTCCCGAGATGCAGGTCCAGAGTTGGGATCGAATCTACATTAGCTCTCTTTTTACATACTATTGGAAGGAAACTTTACAGACAATATATTATTACCAGGCGAGCGTACCCAGCCCTGCTGATATATATGTTGGCGGCGTGATGGCTACGTTGCTTTATGACGACCTCAAGTCAGCGACTGGTGCTACGGTTATCCCTGGGTTGTTGGATAAGCCCGGCATACTTGACGCTGGCGACAAGATAAATATTGACGCCCTAACACCAGATTACAGTATTCTTAATAATATTGGTGTCAACTTTTATTACAAACTACAGGACTGCTATATTGGGTACGCAACACGAGGTTGTCCACGTCGATGCCCATTCTGTGCTGTGTATCGAATTGAACCGGAGTTTGTGCATTACCTTCCACTTAAGAGGCAGGTGCAATTGATACAGGAGTTATATGGTGAGAAGCGGGACCTTATTCTTCTAGATAATAATGTACTCGCCTCTGAACGCTTTTCAGAAATAATTGGGGATATTAAATCTCTTGGGTTCGAACAGGGCGCGACCTACTCCTATATAAATAAGTCGGGCAGAACTACAATCGTAAAGCGTCATGTGGATTTCAATCAGGGACTGGATCTGCGGTTGCTCTCAGAGGATAAGGTAGCTCTTCTTAGCGAAATAGCTATTAGTCCGCTCCGCCTCGCATTCGATGATCTTAGTTATAAGGAGATGTATGAAAATAAGGTCCGCCTTATAGCCAAGTATGGCATTAATAACCTTTCAAATTATGTTCTCTACAATTACCGTGACCACCCTGATGAGTTATATGAACGACTTAAAATAAATATAAATTTAAATGAAGAATTAGGTCTTCAGATATTTTCGTTCCCAATGCGTTATATAGACTTATATTCCAAGGATCGTTTAACAAGTACCAACGGGAATGTAGGTAAATATTGGAACAAGAAATATCTCCGTGCTATACGGTGTATCCTTAATAGAACACGTGGTCTTGTTGGAACTCGTAGAGGCTACTTCGAAGCAGCATTCGGTCATAATCTGGATGAATACCATAAAATTTTACTGATGCCAGAAGCATATATACTTAATCGCGTTCAACATGAGAAAGATGGCTCAACTGAACTGTGGTGGTCACAGGTATGCTCTCTATCTGGTTGGGAACGCGATATTTTCATGGATATCATATGCAATCATCGCATCTATACGGTAAATTATTCAGAATTACCCCGTAAAGTAAAAGATACGTTGTCACACTACCTTGAACATAATAATAGAAAAAAGAATAAGCATAATGATGGTAGACTGTTACAGAGCTCACTTTCATCGCATTTTCTAAAATGA
- a CDS encoding AAA family ATPase, giving the protein MILQKMTLENFRQFYGKQELEFIPSGEPKRNVTVVFGENGRGKTGLFRAIVFCLYGERRLSQDGDVPDKELQLVNMSAIRANPGKPVEASVELVFNHKGEIYNLRRAIMGMSEGSNVIEEVTDIRLRITGVDGNTRVIDPKDINDVIDRVLDRRVKEYFLFDGEKIERLTRAGVEQRREVGRGIRNLLNIDALESAIRAVRRVVKLLEDDLAKSASSEQLYQLVQRLRENEEAQGELEKKLEQLGEERRKALKEIEITDKRLEEFKEIRHLLEKRKAYEQQLQILEQQASEAMRSMRNMVCKGAALIIAPTVTNVFEYIERQKRKGDIPSEIRRDLIQRILDEHRCICGNEICEGTDAHKNILEWYDRTSDVDVQDAALNLWRYLGEICHHYSDDEDLIQKRIIEHSNLIQEMDNIRHELNRLSSEIGGSERQDATELDAHRSYLQASVTKIEATIQNSETQLKQLESEHERLLALLKEAKLKANRNDELSRRSLLARETLDALNTVHLEFTREIKDVIGESATKIFNELLDDEGRMNLRTIIVNDDYSLEVLDRWGRPFLANISAGQRQIMSIAFIAALAMAASRNNWIEIPLFMDTPFGRLSYEHRKNLIKMLPALSSQWIMLATDTEFRRQEAQLLKATGNWGKFFFLRGVDDGNTMVEEKDINTVYAILRSEEDYL; this is encoded by the coding sequence ATGATTTTGCAGAAGATGACTTTGGAGAACTTCCGACAGTTTTATGGGAAACAGGAACTGGAATTTATACCCTCCGGCGAACCCAAGCGAAATGTAACTGTGGTATTTGGCGAGAACGGGCGCGGCAAGACAGGTCTTTTCCGAGCGATTGTATTCTGCCTTTACGGAGAACGCAGGTTGTCACAAGATGGCGATGTACCTGATAAGGAGTTACAACTGGTTAATATGTCAGCCATTCGGGCTAATCCGGGTAAACCTGTGGAAGCTTCAGTAGAATTGGTTTTCAACCATAAAGGGGAGATCTATAATCTACGCCGAGCAATCATGGGCATGAGTGAAGGAAGTAATGTAATTGAGGAAGTTACCGATATCAGGTTGAGGATTACTGGAGTGGACGGTAATACAAGAGTGATTGATCCTAAAGATATTAATGATGTCATTGACAGGGTCCTGGATAGGAGAGTGAAGGAATATTTCCTTTTCGACGGTGAAAAAATTGAGCGTCTAACAAGGGCTGGAGTTGAACAGCGCCGGGAGGTAGGCCGGGGTATTCGCAACCTACTCAACATCGATGCGCTCGAGAGTGCAATTAGAGCCGTTAGGCGCGTGGTAAAGCTTCTTGAGGATGACCTTGCTAAATCGGCGTCTTCAGAACAGCTCTATCAACTCGTGCAGCGGCTTAGAGAGAATGAGGAGGCGCAGGGTGAGCTCGAGAAAAAACTGGAGCAATTAGGAGAAGAGCGGAGGAAAGCATTAAAGGAAATCGAGATTACGGATAAAAGACTCGAGGAATTTAAGGAGATAAGGCATTTACTTGAAAAAAGAAAGGCTTACGAGCAACAGCTTCAAATTTTGGAGCAGCAGGCTTCCGAGGCTATGCGTAGCATGCGCAATATGGTGTGTAAGGGTGCTGCCTTAATTATTGCTCCTACGGTAACGAATGTATTCGAGTACATTGAGAGGCAAAAACGAAAAGGTGATATTCCGTCCGAGATTCGCCGGGACCTGATTCAACGTATACTGGATGAGCATCGGTGCATCTGTGGCAATGAAATTTGCGAAGGAACAGATGCCCATAAAAATATCCTTGAGTGGTATGACAGAACAAGTGATGTCGACGTACAAGACGCTGCTCTAAATCTTTGGCGGTACCTGGGTGAGATATGCCATCACTATAGTGATGATGAAGACTTGATACAAAAACGTATAATTGAACATAGCAATCTAATTCAAGAGATGGATAATATTCGTCATGAACTAAACAGACTTAGTAGCGAGATAGGTGGTTCAGAACGGCAGGACGCTACCGAACTCGACGCGCACCGCAGCTATCTCCAAGCAAGTGTTACTAAGATCGAGGCCACTATTCAGAATTCGGAAACGCAGTTGAAGCAGTTGGAGAGTGAACATGAACGATTGTTAGCACTTTTAAAGGAAGCGAAACTAAAAGCCAATCGAAATGATGAATTGTCCCGGCGTTCCCTTCTAGCCCGTGAAACGCTAGATGCGCTTAATACTGTTCATTTAGAATTCACGCGTGAGATTAAGGATGTGATCGGAGAGTCAGCAACCAAAATCTTTAATGAACTATTGGATGACGAAGGACGAATGAACCTTCGTACAATTATCGTTAACGATGACTATTCATTAGAGGTTCTCGACCGATGGGGACGTCCGTTTTTGGCAAACATTTCGGCTGGCCAGCGACAGATTATGTCAATCGCCTTTATTGCGGCCTTGGCAATGGCAGCCTCTCGAAATAATTGGATTGAGATCCCCTTGTTCATGGATACGCCTTTTGGCCGCCTTTCGTACGAGCATAGAAAGAACCTGATAAAAATGCTACCGGCACTCTCTTCGCAGTGGATTATGCTTGCTACTGATACAGAGTTCCGCCGACAGGAAGCTCAATTGCTCAAGGCAACCGGGAATTGGGGCAAGTTTTTCTTCCTTCGTGGTGTTGATGACGGCAATACTATGGTTGAAGAAAAAGACATTAACACTGTCTATGCTATTCTCCGAAGCGAGGAGGATTACCTATGA
- a CDS encoding DEAD/DEAH box helicase family protein, with the protein MLRDLNLLPVYDSEQYDLIRDLQVPLLAHSRDYLRGVGFFTSGWLRLAAQGVVSFVEAGGKARVVVSPILEASDWEALKLGEAAKTNNVLRAILRRNIENLAKSLDKDTCNALAWMVADDVFEFRFAIPRDKETAGNYHDKVAVFTDVNGDQVVIHGSLNDSVVGSLNGEAFSVFKSWEPGQYAYVDMHRSRLEALWNDRNRKFHVCCIPEAIREEFIKLRSTSERPYRFPSVAVTGSGVLPHCNIELYDYQKLAIKKWNEAGHRGVFEMATGTGKTYTSLAAATQVFENHGRLAMIVLVPYLHLLEQWGRSCREFGFNPILCSSQHSRWEIAVRAAVQDFKLGVRSNICVLAVHKTASLDKFAAALRNLPLADTLLIGDEVHALGAPNLRSALLERAGMRLGLSATPRRWFDEEGTEAIFRYFGPVCFEYPLEQAIGNFLTPYEYYPQLVSLTDNEIDQYEELTHRILTIALAGKVDEDIKQKLLALLLERSRIIYAAQAKLPALLSLLRKIIAEHIQANEEPRGILIYCSPGHHKEVLQRVSGTGLRCHEFVHSVSLPEREKLLQQFASGDIQALIAIRCLDEGVDVPSTRMAFIMASSTNPREFVQRRGRILRLAPNKDRAMIYDFLVVPPLDRIDMRLRADLSVLQREMPRFVEYASLASNEFYARSTVSEILDKLGMLNLLEEKPWQVYHSLKGWDWYEDE; encoded by the coding sequence TTGTTAAGGGACCTCAATCTTCTCCCTGTATATGATAGCGAACAATATGATTTAATCCGCGACCTCCAGGTGCCGTTGCTTGCCCATTCACGAGACTACTTGCGAGGGGTAGGTTTTTTTACTTCAGGGTGGCTACGTCTTGCAGCCCAAGGTGTAGTATCTTTTGTTGAGGCTGGCGGTAAAGCGCGTGTGGTGGTTTCACCAATTCTTGAGGCTTCAGACTGGGAAGCCCTAAAGCTTGGCGAAGCCGCAAAAACGAACAACGTACTGCGTGCCATTTTGCGACGGAACATTGAAAATTTGGCTAAGTCACTCGATAAGGATACATGCAATGCACTGGCATGGATGGTGGCTGACGATGTATTCGAATTTCGTTTTGCGATCCCACGCGACAAGGAGACTGCAGGTAATTATCACGACAAAGTTGCTGTATTTACGGATGTTAATGGTGATCAGGTGGTTATTCACGGGTCGCTCAATGATTCTGTCGTAGGGTCGCTAAATGGTGAAGCCTTTTCTGTTTTTAAGTCCTGGGAGCCTGGGCAGTATGCCTATGTCGACATGCATCGCTCGCGCCTTGAAGCTTTATGGAATGATAGAAACCGGAAATTTCATGTATGCTGCATCCCTGAGGCGATTCGTGAAGAATTCATTAAGTTGCGCTCGACTTCAGAGCGTCCGTATAGATTTCCTTCGGTTGCCGTGACTGGATCCGGGGTTTTACCTCATTGTAACATAGAACTTTATGATTATCAGAAGTTAGCCATAAAAAAATGGAATGAAGCTGGACACCGTGGTGTGTTTGAAATGGCAACTGGCACTGGAAAGACATATACTTCTTTAGCTGCAGCAACTCAAGTTTTTGAAAACCATGGGCGTCTTGCCATGATTGTATTAGTTCCGTACTTACACTTACTTGAACAATGGGGAAGAAGTTGTCGGGAATTTGGATTTAACCCTATTCTATGCAGTAGCCAGCATAGCCGCTGGGAAATTGCCGTACGGGCTGCTGTGCAGGATTTTAAACTTGGTGTACGTTCGAACATCTGTGTGCTGGCCGTTCATAAAACAGCATCCCTAGATAAATTTGCTGCTGCACTTAGAAATCTTCCTTTGGCAGACACTCTACTTATCGGGGATGAGGTACATGCGCTTGGTGCACCCAATCTGCGTTCCGCATTGTTAGAACGCGCCGGGATGCGCTTGGGTCTGTCAGCTACCCCAAGACGCTGGTTTGATGAAGAAGGTACGGAGGCTATTTTCCGCTATTTCGGGCCGGTCTGCTTTGAATACCCATTAGAGCAGGCCATTGGCAATTTCTTGACACCTTATGAGTATTATCCCCAGCTTGTAAGCCTCACTGACAACGAGATTGATCAATACGAGGAATTGACGCATCGAATTCTAACCATTGCACTGGCAGGAAAGGTTGATGAAGATATTAAACAAAAATTACTGGCGCTGCTTCTTGAGCGTTCTCGTATTATCTATGCTGCGCAAGCAAAGCTCCCCGCTTTACTTAGTTTACTGCGTAAAATAATAGCCGAACACATTCAAGCAAACGAGGAACCCAGAGGAATTCTGATATATTGTTCGCCCGGCCACCACAAGGAAGTATTACAGCGTGTTTCAGGTACAGGCTTGCGGTGCCATGAGTTTGTCCATAGCGTAAGTCTCCCTGAACGGGAAAAGCTTCTTCAACAATTTGCTAGCGGGGATATTCAGGCTTTGATAGCGATCCGGTGCCTGGATGAAGGCGTTGATGTACCTTCAACCAGAATGGCGTTTATAATGGCTAGTAGTACGAATCCACGTGAGTTTGTACAACGTAGAGGGAGAATACTGCGCCTAGCTCCGAATAAAGACCGGGCGATGATTTACGACTTTCTTGTGGTTCCACCCCTGGACCGAATTGATATGAGACTAAGAGCTGATCTTAGTGTGCTTCAACGCGAAATGCCCCGATTTGTAGAATATGCATCCCTCGCTAGTAATGAGTTTTATGCGCGCTCAACTGTATCTGAAATCCTTGATAAGCTAGGCATGCTTAATTTGCTTGAAGAAAAACCTTGGCAAGTCTATCATTCTCTTAAAGGATGGGATTGGTACGAGGATGAGTAA
- a CDS encoding sigma factor-like helix-turn-helix DNA-binding protein — protein MRKDYLYQQQKVLDDLTIDAIFERTLRSISIQAFNVIIACGIRDLDGMLSISEDQLYMIKGVKPGTVKEILKVRDKLRQKQQVYKFSRKQKRDKGFAKQTGLEKDSRTSETAERGLNCSSIRIPRELLNQLSNRTANVMRRQKIDTVGHLLSLSEQELISLPGAGCKTVEELLKFQKLVRKMYSYPTSVGEATRKNKYECTNYSNYSTIIIRSNKKETPYTCHPINLEEPTESSILRKALRELYDGANMNSVEFYECAERIRLSELGLSAQDLRKLRAVALYPEDSLADISSLTVGYIIETGISNEAFSALLMGLSKVFHHSHGVYFTERQLDDFPIICDSDVKGIANIRLDAFRVPKTIVTLMQSMRIITWRDTVGHSERNIVNMYGISAQSFCFIHCLWLLKKYAQDVRLMMPEEVYFSFESLVNYYVELGAKTPRQKTILKGRLGFLDGRQWTLEELGNIEGITRERVRQIEKKCIKKLQHISNKNKLQPLWDVISHILTRSGGVCLASELAESLANLWLWPSVPPGESVAVLVGASKIFQVIREPRLSIMMESCPCVNCLRVEQMLTRAIDESQGVLAVQEAGRILLESCKCECRVDTVEVASFSCGYVLHIAERSNIIKTDGNYLYNQIAWVYRYGQRNEMIEAIMQNCTHAMHFTEVYQKIREMRPDDESLSERYIHACMSNSPVLLLWDRGTFIHRSHVVIPYGLIHEIENYILERLNTGVPFISVSGVFKSFKERLVESGVPTESALYSCLRETGNAMLAYPEYPYVMLKENELQRLPLPFVLEQFVRNQQGVVSLDKIRDYLVGTLYVSEQLQWIYIYNIPNVIQVERAQFIHVDELNIDRDRLRPILDYIDSLLKSTNHVAVTKIFDDKKVTCKLLGISNPFMLYSVLQLFCSEQYDLSKFPRIRILGIGKKGKRTIGVSSEIADYIRKKDAPCSYDELFHHFVDELGYRPNTVYNVRCRDDVICYSQGAVVHLATLNWTDEKQQILEQVAAAHCSERERAGKPYGLITHLYEFAKLPELPVCAPWTTTLLGELLCRNGRFLIIGTQRNAFVPASNSKGIKSLSDLLYIILKEYYGGAANLSVFEKEMRDAGILQKSLTPMMLCDESLVTIKGNTVVLTELC, from the coding sequence ATGCGAAAAGATTATTTATACCAACAACAAAAGGTATTGGATGACCTTACTATAGATGCTATATTTGAGCGTACGCTCAGAAGTATTAGTATCCAAGCCTTTAATGTCATAATTGCGTGTGGTATCCGCGATTTAGATGGGATGTTATCAATCTCTGAGGATCAATTGTACATGATCAAAGGTGTGAAACCCGGGACGGTCAAGGAAATACTTAAGGTCAGAGATAAACTTAGACAAAAACAACAAGTATACAAGTTTTCCAGGAAACAAAAAAGAGATAAAGGTTTTGCAAAACAGACTGGCCTGGAGAAGGATTCCAGAACTTCAGAAACAGCAGAAAGAGGCTTAAATTGTTCGAGTATCCGAATACCACGAGAATTGCTCAATCAACTGAGTAACAGAACGGCTAATGTAATGAGAAGGCAAAAAATAGATACTGTCGGCCATCTACTTAGTTTAAGTGAACAAGAATTAATATCATTGCCAGGCGCTGGATGTAAAACTGTTGAGGAATTGCTAAAATTTCAAAAGCTTGTCCGAAAAATGTATTCTTATCCAACTAGCGTAGGTGAAGCTACTAGAAAGAATAAATATGAATGTACTAATTATTCTAATTATTCTACTATAATCATACGTTCTAACAAAAAAGAAACCCCATATACTTGTCACCCGATAAACTTGGAAGAACCGACAGAGAGTAGTATCCTTCGTAAAGCGTTGCGCGAGTTATATGATGGAGCGAATATGAATAGTGTGGAGTTTTATGAATGTGCCGAGCGAATCCGTTTATCAGAGTTAGGCCTTTCGGCACAGGACCTTAGGAAGTTACGGGCTGTTGCGTTATATCCAGAGGATTCGCTTGCGGATATCAGTTCGTTGACTGTTGGCTATATAATTGAAACGGGGATCTCAAATGAAGCCTTTTCCGCACTTTTGATGGGTTTGAGTAAAGTATTCCACCATTCTCATGGGGTTTATTTTACTGAAAGACAACTGGATGACTTCCCAATAATTTGTGATTCGGATGTTAAAGGCATAGCAAATATACGCTTGGATGCCTTTAGGGTTCCCAAAACCATAGTCACATTGATGCAAAGTATGAGGATAATAACCTGGCGTGATACTGTAGGGCATAGTGAGCGGAATATTGTCAATATGTACGGAATTTCAGCTCAATCTTTTTGTTTTATACATTGTTTGTGGTTACTGAAAAAATATGCTCAAGACGTACGGCTAATGATGCCAGAAGAAGTTTATTTTAGTTTCGAGAGTTTAGTCAACTATTATGTTGAGCTCGGAGCAAAGACGCCAAGACAGAAAACAATTCTCAAAGGACGCCTGGGATTTTTGGATGGCCGGCAGTGGACACTTGAGGAGCTTGGTAATATTGAGGGCATTACCCGAGAACGCGTTCGCCAGATTGAGAAGAAATGCATAAAGAAGCTGCAGCATATAAGTAATAAAAACAAATTACAACCTCTGTGGGATGTGATTTCTCATATCTTAACACGCTCCGGCGGGGTATGCTTGGCTAGCGAACTAGCCGAATCATTGGCCAACCTGTGGTTATGGCCATCAGTGCCACCAGGTGAAAGCGTAGCTGTGCTTGTTGGCGCGAGCAAGATTTTCCAAGTTATCAGGGAACCACGATTGAGTATAATGATGGAATCGTGCCCGTGCGTGAATTGTTTAAGAGTGGAACAAATGCTGACTAGAGCGATTGATGAGTCTCAAGGCGTTCTGGCGGTACAAGAAGCTGGGCGAATCCTGTTAGAGTCTTGCAAGTGCGAATGCCGGGTCGATACAGTGGAGGTGGCTAGTTTTTCATGCGGGTACGTGCTTCACATAGCCGAAAGGAGCAACATAATCAAAACAGACGGGAATTATTTATACAATCAGATAGCCTGGGTATATCGCTATGGCCAGCGAAACGAAATGATAGAAGCCATTATGCAAAATTGCACTCACGCGATGCACTTTACTGAGGTCTACCAGAAAATACGTGAAATGCGCCCTGACGACGAATCATTGTCTGAACGTTATATCCACGCATGTATGAGCAATTCACCTGTCTTACTGCTCTGGGACAGGGGTACGTTTATTCATCGTTCTCATGTAGTGATTCCTTATGGACTGATTCATGAAATAGAGAATTATATATTAGAGCGGCTCAATACAGGGGTTCCTTTCATTTCTGTCAGCGGTGTCTTTAAGAGCTTTAAGGAAAGATTGGTTGAGTCTGGGGTTCCGACTGAAAGCGCTCTATACAGTTGTCTGCGTGAAACTGGCAATGCGATGTTGGCTTACCCCGAATACCCTTACGTAATGCTTAAGGAAAATGAGTTGCAGCGATTGCCTCTCCCGTTCGTACTTGAGCAGTTCGTTCGTAACCAACAAGGCGTTGTTAGCCTGGATAAGATTAGAGATTATTTAGTAGGTACGCTCTATGTAAGTGAGCAATTACAGTGGATATACATTTATAACATACCTAACGTCATACAGGTTGAAAGGGCACAATTTATCCATGTAGATGAACTTAATATCGACCGTGATAGGCTACGGCCAATATTAGACTATATTGATTCGCTTTTGAAGAGTACAAACCATGTGGCGGTCACGAAAATTTTTGACGATAAGAAGGTTACATGTAAACTCCTCGGAATCTCGAACCCATTCATGTTATATTCAGTTTTGCAGTTGTTTTGCAGTGAGCAATACGATTTGTCGAAGTTCCCACGTATTCGTATACTTGGGATAGGGAAGAAAGGGAAGCGTACTATTGGGGTGTCTTCAGAAATCGCGGATTATATTCGAAAGAAGGACGCTCCGTGTAGCTATGACGAGTTATTTCATCACTTTGTAGACGAACTCGGATACCGGCCTAACACCGTATATAATGTCCGGTGTCGAGATGATGTAATCTGCTACAGCCAGGGTGCAGTAGTTCACTTAGCCACGTTAAACTGGACAGATGAGAAGCAGCAAATACTTGAACAAGTTGCGGCTGCGCATTGTAGTGAACGGGAACGGGCAGGAAAACCTTATGGTTTAATTACACATCTATATGAGTTTGCAAAACTGCCGGAATTGCCTGTATGTGCTCCGTGGACTACTACTCTGCTCGGAGAACTGTTATGCCGGAATGGACGCTTTCTTATTATAGGTACGCAAAGAAATGCATTTGTGCCGGCGTCTAATTCGAAAGGCATTAAAAGCCTTAGCGATTTACTATATATAATACTTAAAGAATATTATGGAGGAGCTGCAAATCTTTCGGTCTTTGAGAAAGAAATGCGGGACGCTGGTATCCTGCAAAAAAGCTTAACCCCGATGATGCTGTGCGATGAAAGCCTGGTTACTATTAAAGGAAATACAGTGGTATTAACGGAGTTGTGTTAA
- a CDS encoding tautomerase family protein, translating into MEAKRKLYQVIVNNLARDPGINGRDIMIVLHEPPLENFGVRGGKPASEVELTHRIDV; encoded by the coding sequence CTGGAGGCCAAGAGGAAGCTTTATCAGGTCATCGTGAACAACCTGGCACGGGACCCCGGCATCAATGGGAGAGATATCATGATCGTGCTACACGAGCCTCCCCTGGAGAACTTCGGGGTGCGTGGCGGCAAACCGGCCAGCGAGGTTGAACTCACCCACAGGATAGATGTCTAA